A region from the Fusarium musae strain F31 chromosome 1, whole genome shotgun sequence genome encodes:
- a CDS encoding hypothetical protein (EggNog:ENOG41~CAZy:GH18): MTTSVRRETEQTAEPQFIPPKMPYALDPNTKIRKTTTTAGDLNNPKETIVPEFIPPKMPFVAKASWQKSTKNQDSSDKSASLASVKKKTIVKVQDEEDDNNDKQPTFIPPRAPFRGSRKPQQSQAATPRDTVPQFIPPRNPWAQSKHNTRSTESDDQDVSQETAVPDIDQRAASDDDEVIPAPELLRRDEEGADDEFFAEEDEDDYNPGDFPNLGGPEEDEDDSADDSENTPAGNTSDQATENPESTNAQDDSSAKNYFGGDFDDEDDANNAPTRLEARGVGKRNILYFTNWGTYGANFQPQNLPVKEITHVLYSFAKVNPKDGTVFSSDSYADTERLYPGDSDNGGKNVFGCVKQLYILKKKNRNLKVLLSIGGWNNSPDLATGVSTQDRRKKFISSAIKLITDWGFDGIDVDWEYPANAQEARNYVLILSGLRKALDQYSKNNKLNYHFMLTVATSAGPANYKVMDLKGMNPWIDAWHLMAYDYAGSWDTTTGHQANVFVSKKNPLSTKLGTDKTINDYLAAGVPPNKILMGMPLYGRSFLKTSGLGKSYSGVGGNSEGTYLYRDLPRSGAKATYNADLIASYSYDSKTRELITYDDLKSGQAKAAYINQRNLGGAFFWEASGDKVGSQSIVSGVKRTLGTLETVNNLLKYPTSAYANIRAGMPS; encoded by the exons CACTTGACCCTAACACCAAAATCCGCAAGACCACCACTACTGCCGGTGATTTGAACAATCCCAAAGAGACTATCGTCCCCGAGTTCATCCCACCTAAGATGCCTTTCGTAGCAAAAGCATCTTGGCAAAAGTCGACCAAGAACCAGGACAGCTCCGACAAGTCCGCCTCGCTTGCAtcagtgaagaagaagactatTGTCAAGGttcaggatgaagaagatgacaacAATGACAAACAGCCAACTTTCATCCCGCCTAGGGCGCCTTTCCGAGGATCTCGTAAGCCTCAACAGAGCCAAGCTGCCACTCCTCGAGATACAGTTCCCCAGTTTATTCCTCCGCGAAACCCCTGGGCACAGTCTAAGCACAACACTCGGTCAACGGAGAGTGACGACCAGGACGTTTCGCAAGAAACTGCTGTTCCTGATATAGACCAGCGAGCTGccagtgacgatgatgaagtcatcCCGGCACCCGAGCTCCTCAGGCGTGACGAGGAAGGTGCAGATGACGAATTCTTcgctgaggaggatgaggatgactaCAACCCTGGGGATTTCCCCAACCTTGGCGGCcccgaggaagacgaggacgattCTGCTGATGATTCTGAGAATACTCCTGCCGGAAACACATCTGACCAGGCAACTGAAAACCCCGAGTCCACCAATGCACAGGATGATAGCAGCGCAAAGAACTACTTTGGTggtgactttgatgatgaggatgacgccAACAACGCACCCACTCGCTTAGAGGCTCGGGGCGTTGGAAAGCGGAACATTCTCTACTTCACAAACTG GGGTACCTATGGGGCGAACTTCCAGCCCCAAAATCTGCCGGTGAAGGAGATCACACATGTTCTATACTCCTTTGCTAAGGTGAACCCTAAAGACGGAACTGT GTTTTCATCAGACTCTTACGCCGACACCGAAAGACTCTATCCTGGTGACTCTGATAATGGTGGAAAGAACGTTTTCGGATGTGTTAAACAGCTTTACATTcttaagaaaaagaaccGCAATTTAAAG GTGCTACTTTCTATCGGCGGCTGGAATAACAGTCCAGATCTCGCTACTGGTGTAAGCACACAGGACCGTCGCAAGAAGTTCATCTCTTCCGCCATAAAGCTAATCACTGACTGGGGCTTCGACGGAATCGATGTTGATTGGGAATACCCTGCAAATGCCCAAGAAGCTCGCAACTATGTCTTGATACTCTCGGGTCTCAGAAAAGCCCTCGACCAGTACTCAAAGAACAACAAACTGAACTATCATTTTATGCTTACTGTTGCTACATCAGCCGGTCCAGCAAACTATAAAGTCATGGATTTGAAAGGAATGAATCCATGGATTGACGCTTGGCACCTCATGGCCTACGACTATGCTGGCTCCTGGGACACTACTACTGGTCATCAGGCCAACGTTTTCGTTTCCAAGAAGAACCCTCTTTCAACAAAACTTGGCACTGACAAGACAATTAACGATTACCTCGCGGCGGGAGTTCCCCCAAACAAGATTCTCATGGGTATGCCTCTTTACGGGAGATCCTTTCTCAAGACATCTGGACTTGGCAAATCCTACTCGGGCGTTGGCGGCAACTCTGAGGGAACTTACCTATACAGGGATTTGCCACGTTCTGGTGCCAAAGCTACCTACAATGCAGACCTCATTGCTAGCTATTCATATGATAGCAAGACGCGGGAACTTATTACTTACGATGATCTCAAATCTGGTCAAGCCAAAGCCGCTTATATCAACCAGCGAAACCTTGGTGGTGCCTTCTTTTGGGAGGCCAGTGGAGATAAGGTTGGATCCCAGAGCATCGTTTCTGGTGTAAAGCGCACTTTGGGCACTCTTGAGACGGTCAACAATCTTTTGAAATACCCCACGAGTGCATACGCCAATATACGAGCTGGAATGCCGTCTTGA
- the GND1 gene encoding phosphogluconate dehydrogenase (decarboxylating) gnd1 (BUSCO:EOG09261W3X): protein MASADLGLIGLAVMGQNLILNMADNGFTICAFNRTVSKVDRFLENEAKGKSVVGAKTVEEFVSKLKSPRRVMLLVQAGQAVDDWIEKILPLLDAGDIIIDGGNSHFPDSNRRTKYLAGKNIRFVGSGVSGGEEGARYGPSLMPGGNEEAWPHIKDIFQSIAAKSDGEACCEWVGDEGAGHYVKMVHNGIEYGDMQLICEAYDIMKRGLGLSSKEIGDVFAKWNKGVLDSFLIEITRDIMYFNDDDGTALVEKILDKAGQKGTGKWTAVNALDLGQPVTLIAEAVLARCLSAIKDERATASTKLEFVSRTTKFEGDKEQFLEDLEQALYASKIISYAQGFMLMQEAAREFNWKLNKPSIALMWRGGCIIRSVFLKDITHAYRSQPDLQNLLFDDFFNKAIHKAQPGWRDVVSKAALLGIPTPAFSTALSWFDGYRTKDLPANLLQAQRDYFGAHTFRIKPENASDKYPNGQDIHVNWTGRGGNVSASTYQA from the exons ATGGCAAGTGCGGATCTGGGCCTCATCGGCCTTGCTGTCAT GGGACAGAACCTTATTCTGAACATGGCTGACAACGGCTTCACCATCTGCGCCTTCAACCGAACCGTCTCCAAGGTCGACCGATTCCTGGAAAACGAGGCTAAGGGCAAGTCCGTTGTCGGCGccaagactgttgaggagTTTGTCAGCAAGCTCAAGTCTCCTCGCCGTGTCATGCTCCTGGTCCAGGCTGGCCAGGCTGTCGACGACTGGATTGAGAAGATCCTACCCCTCCTTGACGCCGGcgatatcatcatcgacgGTGGTAACTCTCACTTCCCCGACTCTAACCGGCGCACCAAGTATCTTGCTGGCAAGAACATCCGCTTCGTCGGCTCTGGTGTCTCTGGTGGTGAGGAGGGTGCCCGATATGGCCCCTCTCTCATGCCCGGTGGCAATGAGGAGGCATGGCCTCACATCAAGGACATCTTCCAGAGCATTGCCGCCAAGAGCGACGGCGAGGCTTGCTGTGAATGGGTTGGCGACGAGGGTGCTGGCCACTATGTCAAGATGGTTCATAACGGTATTGAGTACGGTGATATGCAACTCATCTGCGAG GCTTACGACATCATGAAGCGCGGTCTCGGTCTCTCCAGCAAGGAGATCGGCGACGTCTTCGCCAAGTGGAACAAGGGTGTTCTGGACTCTTTCCTGATTGAGATCACCCGAGATATCATGTACttcaacgacgacgatggcACTGCCCTCGTTGAGAAGATTCTCGACAAGGCCGGCCAGAAGGGTACCGGCAAGTGGACCGCCGTCAAcgctcttgaccttggccagCCCGTGACCCTCATCGCCGAGGCTGTCCTTGCCCGATGCCTGTCTGCCATCAAGGACGAGCGCGCCACCGCTTCCACCAAGCTTGAGTTCGTCAGCCGAACAACCAAGTTCGAGGGCGACAAGGAGCAGTtcctcgaggatctcgagcAGGCCCTGTACGCATCCAAGATTATCTCTTATGCTCAGGGCTTCATGCTCATGCAGGAAGCTGCTCGTGAGTTTAActggaagctcaacaagCCTTCCATTGCCCTCATGTGGCGAGGTGGTTGCATTATCCGATCCGTCTTCCTCAAGGATATCACCCACGCCTACCGCTCCCAGCCCGACCTCCAGAACCTTCTGTTtgatgacttcttcaacaaggcCATCCACAAGGCTCAGCCCGGCTGGCGAGACGTTGTTTCCAAGGCTGCCCTCCTTGGTATCCCCACCCCCGCCTTCTCTACCGCTTTGTCCTGGTTTGACGGTTACCGCACCAAGGACCTCCCCGCCAACCTTCTCCAGGCTCAGCGTGACTACTTCGGTGCTCACACCTTCCGCATCAAGCCCGAGAATGCTAGCGACAAGTACCCCAATGGCCAGGACATTCACGTCAACTGGACCGGCCGTGGCGGTAACGTCTCTGCTTCTACTTACCAGGCTTAA